A window of Chloroflexota bacterium genomic DNA:
ACGTCTTTGATCGAGAAAGTCCTGCAAAGCGGCTTGCGTCGCCCTGCTTAGCGGGATAGTGCGCGCCGCTGTTCTGCCCTGTTGACGAATGGTCAACAGGGCTCTCTGCTGGCCAAGTTGCAGGTCATCCATCTGAAGAAGGGTGATCTCACGGGCCCGTAACCCTGCACGCAACAGCAAATGGAGGACAACCAAGTCTCGCGCCGCGTTCCGGGAGTTGGGCGCCTCGGCGATCTCCATGAGATGCTGGACTTGCTCCTGTGTCAACACTCGGATCGTCGATGGGCTCGACAGGGCCAGCAATGGCACCTTCTGCGCAGGGTTGTCCTGTTGCAGACCCATTGCCTGCAAAAAACGTCCGAACTTGCGCAGGCTCTGCATCACGCGGTTTATGCTGGCAGGTGGACGAGCCACCGCTTCTTGCAGGTACAGCTTATAGGCTGCCACATCAAGCGAGGAGAAAGTGTCCGGTGTCGAGCTGCATTCTGCTTGCTGCAACCAGTTCACAAAACTGCGCACATCAAGCCGGTAGCTGGCAACTGTATTTTGAGCCAGTCCGCTCTCTTTGAGGTATAGCTCGAATCGGTTCAGTGCTTGGGCCCAGGAAAGCGTCATCTTGTCAGTGGTTCAGAACTCTGCACATAATCTTTGTTATGCGTGCGCATTTTACCATGGAAGATCGCTTTCGTCAAACAGAATGTGGGATTCATC
This region includes:
- a CDS encoding tyrosine-type recombinase/integrase; the encoded protein is MTLSWAQALNRFELYLKESGLAQNTVASYRLDVRSFVNWLQQAECSSTPDTFSSLDVAAYKLYLQEAVARPPASINRVMQSLRKFGRFLQAMGLQQDNPAQKVPLLALSSPSTIRVLTQEQVQHLMEIAEAPNSRNAARDLVVLHLLLRAGLRAREITLLQMDDLQLGQQRALLTIRQQGRTAARTIPLSRATQAALQDFLDQRRPSEPGCPYLLFGRDGGPLSIRSVQQSVANLGKAARLDLTAKSLRDFYARELWKRTGDFDLLVQRLGIRRPETAVKYITARTMA